One window from the genome of Pseudomonas fluorescens encodes:
- a CDS encoding phage tail tape measure protein: MANDLKLQVLLNAIDKASGPLKAINNGSIGAARALKEARDRLKELNAQQKDVSAWRTQRAAAEQTEQALIAARDKVRALSQQFAATGAPTKAMTRDFRAAVREAQKLKEQHQQQGEQLQALRSKLQGAGISTKNLSSHERQLREQISATNASISEQGKRLVALNAQQKRLAIERAKLEKTQNLAGNMAMNGAAGLGVGYAASRPVAKAIGAFAPNEDSATQLKVSMMDGTGKVSEDFQKITDLATKLGDRLPGTTADFQEMMTMLRRQGLSAQSILGGTGEAAAYLGVQLQMPVTAAAEFAAKMQDATRTSEKDMMALMDIIQRGFYSGVDPTNMLQGFSKIAPVMDTIKKSGIDAAAELAPLLIMMDQAGMEGGAAGNAYRKIFQAGLDKDGIKDVNKIMELEGKNIRFKFTDNKGNFAGLENLFAQVEKLKSLNDEDRTSTIKLLFGDDSETMTTLNTMMNKGIAGYREVQQKLQNQADLRKRVNEQLATLTNVMEAAEGSFTNALAEFGAAVAPELKQIITTLGEVANSVGAWARENPRLAGGLVKVVAAVAGLAFVFGGLALTMASLLGPFAMVRYGMGMFGIRLGIVKAQLIGTRTAAAGAGANIGRLGKVWRSLVATRSAGGLLSALPAFVSSARLAAASVLPMLGGAISAVGTAIMATPIGWLLAAIAALVGAGVLVYKYWNPIKGFFLGFWQGLVGALQPVLDSFAGLGQSLLNLGQVVMTLPGVGAALELLGSIARPLFSLISAGVSSLINWFGQLLTPVEDVGGAAQSMGERFGAVIGNMLSLLLGLPAQFAELGTQMIQGLANGITNSLTVAKEAITGAGDAVIGWFKEKLDIHSPSRVFAELGGFTMAGLAQGLEGSQNGPLSAMTSLSKQLTAAGTLALGATAMPLAAMPLPQFPVGAAGASSLSIDDRAPISPAPAPVHDSHDTYEINIHTTPGMDAQAISRAVRAELARIASEKAARQRSKLSDLE; encoded by the coding sequence ATGGCGAATGACTTAAAACTTCAGGTGCTACTCAATGCCATCGATAAGGCGAGCGGCCCCCTGAAGGCCATCAACAACGGCAGCATCGGGGCCGCCCGCGCCCTCAAGGAAGCCCGCGACCGCCTCAAGGAACTCAACGCTCAACAGAAGGACGTCAGCGCCTGGCGCACCCAGCGCGCTGCCGCCGAGCAAACCGAGCAAGCCCTCATCGCCGCCCGCGACAAAGTCAGGGCCCTGTCCCAGCAGTTCGCCGCTACAGGCGCACCAACCAAGGCCATGACCAGGGACTTCCGTGCAGCCGTTCGCGAAGCGCAGAAGCTCAAGGAACAACATCAACAACAGGGCGAACAGCTCCAGGCCCTGCGCAGCAAACTGCAAGGCGCCGGTATCAGCACCAAGAACCTGAGCAGCCACGAACGCCAGCTGCGCGAGCAAATCAGCGCCACCAACGCCAGCATCAGCGAACAGGGCAAACGTCTGGTCGCGTTGAATGCTCAGCAAAAGCGCCTTGCCATCGAGCGCGCCAAGCTGGAGAAAACGCAGAACCTCGCCGGCAACATGGCTATGAACGGCGCCGCCGGCCTGGGTGTGGGATATGCAGCGAGTCGGCCGGTGGCTAAGGCCATCGGTGCCTTTGCGCCAAACGAAGACTCGGCCACGCAACTCAAGGTTTCAATGATGGACGGCACCGGCAAGGTGTCTGAAGACTTCCAGAAAATCACCGACCTGGCGACCAAGCTTGGCGACCGCCTGCCTGGTACCACGGCCGACTTCCAGGAAATGATGACCATGCTGCGGCGCCAGGGCCTGAGCGCGCAGAGCATCCTCGGCGGCACCGGTGAAGCGGCCGCGTACCTGGGCGTTCAATTGCAGATGCCCGTAACCGCCGCGGCTGAATTCGCCGCGAAGATGCAGGACGCGACTCGAACATCCGAAAAAGACATGATGGCGCTGATGGACATCATCCAGCGCGGGTTCTACTCCGGCGTAGACCCGACCAACATGCTCCAGGGTTTCAGCAAGATCGCGCCGGTCATGGACACCATCAAGAAGTCGGGTATCGACGCCGCTGCCGAGCTGGCCCCGCTGCTGATCATGATGGACCAAGCTGGCATGGAAGGCGGTGCAGCCGGTAACGCCTACCGGAAGATCTTCCAGGCCGGCCTGGACAAGGACGGGATCAAGGACGTCAACAAAATCATGGAGCTGGAAGGCAAAAACATCCGCTTCAAGTTCACCGACAACAAAGGCAACTTCGCCGGCCTGGAGAACCTGTTCGCCCAGGTCGAAAAACTCAAATCACTGAACGACGAAGACCGCACGTCCACGATCAAACTGCTGTTCGGCGACGACTCCGAAACCATGACCACCTTGAACACCATGATGAACAAGGGAATCGCGGGTTATCGGGAAGTGCAACAAAAGCTTCAAAACCAGGCCGACTTGCGCAAGCGAGTCAACGAACAGCTCGCCACGCTCACCAACGTAATGGAGGCCGCAGAAGGCAGCTTCACCAACGCCCTGGCTGAGTTCGGCGCCGCCGTTGCGCCCGAGCTGAAACAGATCATCACCACCTTGGGAGAAGTCGCTAACAGCGTTGGCGCCTGGGCTCGTGAAAACCCGAGACTGGCGGGCGGCCTGGTGAAGGTAGTAGCGGCCGTTGCCGGTCTGGCCTTCGTGTTTGGGGGCCTGGCCTTGACGATGGCGAGTCTGCTCGGCCCTTTCGCTATGGTGCGTTACGGCATGGGCATGTTTGGCATTCGCTTGGGCATCGTGAAAGCCCAACTGATAGGCACGCGCACCGCAGCAGCAGGCGCCGGAGCCAACATTGGCAGGCTTGGGAAAGTCTGGCGGTCCCTGGTAGCCACTCGCTCGGCGGGTGGATTGCTCAGTGCGTTACCCGCTTTCGTCAGCAGCGCCCGCCTGGCTGCCGCCAGCGTGCTGCCGATGCTCGGTGGAGCGATCAGTGCCGTCGGTACCGCCATCATGGCGACGCCCATCGGCTGGCTGCTGGCGGCTATCGCCGCCCTGGTTGGTGCTGGTGTGTTGGTCTACAAGTACTGGAACCCCATCAAGGGCTTTTTCCTCGGTTTCTGGCAGGGGCTCGTCGGTGCCCTTCAACCCGTGCTCGATAGCTTTGCAGGCCTCGGCCAATCGCTGCTAAACCTGGGCCAAGTCGTCATGACGTTGCCAGGTGTCGGGGCAGCCTTGGAGCTTCTGGGTAGCATCGCTCGCCCGTTGTTCAGCTTGATCTCGGCTGGTGTCAGCAGTCTGATCAACTGGTTCGGCCAGCTACTCACTCCCGTCGAAGATGTCGGCGGCGCGGCTCAGTCAATGGGCGAGCGTTTTGGCGCAGTCATCGGCAACATGCTCAGCCTTTTGTTGGGTCTACCCGCACAGTTCGCTGAACTGGGTACGCAGATGATTCAAGGCCTAGCAAATGGCATCACCAACAGCCTGACCGTAGCCAAGGAGGCCATTACCGGGGCAGGCGATGCGGTGATTGGTTGGTTCAAGGAAAAGCTCGACATCCACAGCCCCTCGCGTGTGTTCGCGGAGCTGGGCGGCTTCACCATGGCAGGCCTTGCTCAGGGGCTTGAGGGCAGCCAGAACGGGCCGCTGAGCGCCATGACCAGCCTGAGCAAACAACTCACGGCAGCCGGCACACTGGCCCTCGGCGCAACCGCCATGCCTCTGGCCGCCATGCCGTTGCCGCAATTTCCGGTCGGGGCTGCCGGTGCCTCTTCGTTGTCGATCGATGATCGTGCGCCCATCAGCCCTGCACCGGCGCCGGTTCATGACAGCCACGACACCTACGAAATCAACATCCACACCACGCCAGGCATGGACGCCCAGGCGATCAGCCGCGCCGTGCGGGCCGAGCTGGCGCGTATCGCTAGCGAGAAAGCCGCACGCCAGCGCAGCAAACTGTCAGATCTGGAGTAA
- a CDS encoding phage tail protein, with amino-acid sequence MMLALGMFVFSLSTAAYQKLQRQTEWRHASNSRVGAAPARQFVGRGDDTITLPGVILPELAGSALSLDALRLMANTGRAWPMVEGSGRIYGLWIIDGLSETKTLFFRDGTPRRIEFTINLKRIDDDRIDLLGAGTSAGVNILRALL; translated from the coding sequence ATGATGCTTGCCTTGGGCATGTTCGTGTTCAGCCTGTCCACCGCCGCTTACCAAAAGCTGCAACGCCAAACCGAATGGCGCCATGCGAGCAACAGCCGCGTCGGCGCCGCTCCGGCTCGGCAGTTTGTCGGTCGCGGCGACGACACCATCACCCTGCCCGGCGTCATCCTGCCGGAACTGGCCGGCAGCGCCTTGAGCCTCGACGCCCTGCGCCTGATGGCAAACACCGGCAGGGCGTGGCCGATGGTTGAAGGCAGCGGCCGAATCTACGGCCTGTGGATTATCGATGGCCTGAGCGAAACCAAAACGCTGTTCTTCCGTGACGGCACGCCTCGGCGTATTGAATTCACGATCAACCTCAAGCGCATCGATGACGACCGGATCGATCTCCTCGGCGCTGGCACCAGCGCAGGCGTCAACATCTTGAGGGCGTTGCTGTGA
- a CDS encoding phage late control D family protein: MIDATLSKVTGYVEDLVERYRRDAAYPVPAFRITVDGNDIAQLISPRLMSLELTDNRGIEADQLSITLSDHDGLLAIPPKGAVIRLWLGWSDTGLVDKGTYTVDETEHSGAPDVLSIRARSADLRKGLKTKRERSWSNTTLGDVLGDIALGNGLTATIAGALDGLPILQLDQANESDANLISRVGEEFDAVVTVKAGCLLCLPAGGGKTATGAELPHITLTRVDGDQHRYLQADRDNYDGVRAYFYDVNSAKKQEAIAGGGENLKDLRHTFSDRQSALRAARAEFNRLQRGSATLSYTLARGRPDLIPELTYTLQGVKPEIDEIIWYGGNVQHTLSPDNGYTVSLELESKLPEDTVEGLAEENKGDYTGIIAYYRDKKTGKEKTVTAGDQSKPRRLRWLYASEKTAKRAVDREYRRMKK; this comes from the coding sequence GTGATTGATGCGACCCTGTCGAAGGTTACCGGCTACGTCGAAGATCTGGTCGAACGCTACCGCCGCGATGCTGCCTACCCGGTGCCGGCGTTTCGAATCACGGTCGATGGCAACGACATCGCCCAGTTGATCAGTCCACGGCTGATGAGCCTGGAGCTGACCGACAATCGCGGGATCGAGGCAGACCAACTCAGCATCACCCTCAGCGACCACGACGGCCTGCTGGCGATCCCGCCCAAGGGCGCGGTCATTCGGTTGTGGCTGGGTTGGAGCGACACAGGCTTGGTGGACAAAGGCACCTATACCGTCGATGAAACCGAGCATAGCGGTGCTCCGGACGTGCTGAGCATTCGCGCTCGCTCTGCCGACTTGCGCAAAGGCCTGAAGACCAAGCGCGAGCGCAGTTGGAGCAACACCACCCTCGGCGACGTCCTGGGCGACATCGCCCTGGGCAACGGCCTCACGGCCACTATCGCCGGCGCCCTGGACGGTTTGCCTATCCTGCAGTTGGACCAGGCCAACGAGTCCGATGCCAACCTCATCAGCCGCGTAGGGGAAGAATTCGATGCGGTGGTCACCGTCAAGGCCGGCTGCCTGCTGTGCCTGCCGGCGGGCGGCGGCAAGACTGCCACCGGCGCTGAGCTGCCGCATATAACCCTCACCCGCGTCGATGGCGACCAACACCGTTATCTGCAAGCTGACCGCGACAACTACGACGGTGTGCGCGCCTATTTTTACGACGTGAACAGTGCGAAGAAACAGGAGGCCATCGCCGGCGGTGGCGAGAACCTCAAAGACCTGCGCCATACCTTCAGCGACCGCCAGTCCGCCCTGCGCGCTGCCCGGGCGGAATTCAACCGACTGCAACGTGGCAGCGCGACGCTGAGCTACACCCTCGCCCGGGGTCGGCCTGACCTGATTCCCGAACTGACCTACACGCTCCAGGGCGTGAAGCCGGAGATTGACGAGATCATCTGGTACGGCGGAAACGTGCAGCACACCCTGAGCCCGGACAATGGATACACCGTCAGCCTGGAGCTGGAGAGCAAGTTGCCCGAGGATACGGTTGAGGGATTGGCCGAGGAAAACAAAGGGGATTACACAGGGATCATCGCGTACTACCGCGACAAGAAAACCGGGAAGGAAAAGACTGTAACGGCGGGAGATCAGAGTAAGCCGAGGCGGTTGCGGTGGTTGTATGCTTCGGAGAAGACAGCAAAGAGAGCGGTTGATCGGGAATACAGAAGAATGAAGAAGTAG
- a CDS encoding DUF2511 domain-containing protein encodes MKRMTTSVMVLAMLASGVCGAQEKTQKVSSKDYGDAWPFTVDSVELLCFGPSPKALARTSDGTVYALSGSARSQAKDRGWSDGHDITKPNPTMPSIKMDYSDIVQRAQALCAGA; translated from the coding sequence ATGAAAAGGATGACGACATCAGTCATGGTGCTGGCAATGTTGGCTTCGGGCGTGTGTGGTGCCCAGGAGAAGACCCAGAAGGTTTCGAGCAAGGACTACGGAGATGCTTGGCCGTTTACGGTCGATAGCGTTGAGCTGCTGTGCTTCGGACCGTCGCCCAAGGCGTTGGCCCGAACCTCGGATGGGACTGTCTATGCGTTGAGCGGTAGTGCACGGAGTCAGGCAAAAGATCGCGGTTGGTCTGACGGCCATGACATCACCAAACCCAACCCTACGATGCCATCCATAAAAATGGACTACAGCGATATCGTCCAACGTGCGCAGGCGCTCTGCGCCGGTGCGTAA
- a CDS encoding helix-turn-helix domain-containing protein, with protein sequence MGIGDRLKEERERLGFNQTEFAAKAGASKNSQYNYEKGERSPDASYLAAVAEQGVDVLYVVTGQRSSVGENQLSDDDLEIVMHVRSLDDEDKGAVMRLLRAFTVKR encoded by the coding sequence GTGGGAATTGGTGATCGCCTAAAAGAAGAGCGCGAGCGCTTGGGCTTCAATCAGACCGAGTTCGCGGCGAAGGCTGGCGCCTCGAAAAACAGTCAGTACAACTATGAGAAGGGCGAGCGCAGCCCGGATGCCAGTTACCTGGCGGCAGTTGCTGAACAAGGGGTGGATGTTCTTTACGTGGTGACCGGCCAGCGCTCATCTGTGGGAGAAAATCAGCTGTCCGACGATGACTTGGAAATCGTAATGCATGTGCGCAGCCTGGACGATGAGGACAAAGGCGCGGTGATGCGCCTACTTAGGGCTTTTACAGTTAAAAGATAA
- a CDS encoding DNA-binding protein: MPNAYPTEQACRKARERLTHQGLSAKDWADQHNLTPSTVYAVLNGQKKCLRGESHRAAVLLGIKDGVLTN; the protein is encoded by the coding sequence ATGCCGAACGCATACCCCACGGAGCAAGCTTGCCGAAAGGCACGTGAGCGCCTCACGCATCAAGGCCTCTCGGCCAAAGACTGGGCCGATCAGCACAACTTGACCCCGTCCACGGTGTACGCCGTGTTGAACGGACAGAAGAAATGCCTGCGGGGTGAGTCCCACCGCGCAGCGGTGTTGCTCGGTATCAAAGACGGCGTCCTCACAAATTAG
- a CDS encoding YmfL family putative regulatory protein, with product MKRSVLANRKDVVSAVIAAYPGGRHYAAADLGMPIKKFDNQAYENAGSRPLSDEHIHRLEQIAGTSYLADYITGMYGGMFVPVAVPGTLDNVELYNRSVRAAAKRGLVDQIIAQALDDGVIEHGEAEVIVSALMKYMSARYAEVLATIQLHGRGFAG from the coding sequence ATGAAACGTTCAGTTCTAGCCAACCGCAAAGACGTAGTCAGCGCCGTCATTGCTGCGTACCCCGGGGGCCGGCATTACGCTGCGGCTGACCTTGGAATGCCGATCAAGAAGTTTGATAACCAGGCCTATGAGAACGCTGGCAGCCGGCCTCTGAGCGACGAACATATCCATCGCCTCGAGCAAATTGCAGGTACGTCATATCTCGCGGATTACATCACCGGCATGTATGGCGGCATGTTTGTGCCCGTCGCGGTGCCTGGAACGCTGGATAACGTCGAGCTGTACAACCGCTCGGTAAGAGCCGCCGCCAAGCGTGGGTTGGTTGACCAGATCATTGCCCAAGCGCTGGACGACGGTGTCATTGAGCATGGTGAGGCCGAAGTAATCGTGTCAGCCCTGATGAAGTACATGTCCGCGCGCTACGCCGAGGTGCTAGCGACCATTCAACTGCACGGCCGGGGGTTCGCTGGGTGA
- a CDS encoding ogr/Delta-like zinc finger family protein encodes MSTYKLVCPHCLGRMRIRTSEGTHIFLRVAYLQCTNEACGWSVRAEFEMTHEMSPSGMANPAVKLPIADIVLRRAAMKSANDQPDLLDQMEMECAQ; translated from the coding sequence GTGAGCACCTACAAACTTGTCTGCCCTCACTGCCTGGGCCGCATGCGCATCCGCACCAGCGAAGGCACACACATTTTCCTGCGGGTGGCCTACCTGCAATGCACCAACGAAGCCTGCGGCTGGTCGGTGCGGGCGGAGTTCGAAATGACTCATGAAATGAGCCCAAGCGGCATGGCGAACCCCGCCGTCAAGCTGCCCATCGCTGACATTGTCCTACGCCGTGCCGCGATGAAGTCCGCCAACGATCAACCCGACCTGCTCGACCAAATGGAAATGGAGTGTGCGCAATGA
- a CDS encoding toprim domain-containing protein: MNKRLVPTHGAKAFVREPMEHKLRADVLQRLESDYGLQHMAGTHYMRKGTCPQCNQKRLFSRHDEPWFIRCGREEKCRYQAPVKELYPDLFDDWSKRAPATNDQPTATAKAYLTFARGFRLELIEGWYTQESYFDRDLNIGSATVRFPLEHGGYWERLIDQPSRFGKKKARFQPKQSYKGYWWCPPCVDVLQVDELWIVEGIFDAIALIHNGISAVAALSSNAFPEESLKTLIADCEGKPPKLVWALDNEPGAQKYTRSWVKQARELGFFCEAAQILQPDNRKVDWNDLHQRWAFLDDDEARAQRIEKDLKEARHQGALLIAESASDKALLMYQWREREEFHFCFDSRLYWWKLDISKFNSAKQALDDSDKQEDQLLNEKAIREKALRMSGCVVEIANCYPKALYFQRNEITDESWYFFRVDFPHDGGSVKNTFTGGQVAAASEFKKRLLGMGAGAVFTGSGQQLDKIMKDQLFGIKTVQTIDYVGYSREYGCYVFNDVAVREGQLITINEEEFFEMGKLKLKSLQKGVKIQLTKDAKNYDPRWLDLLWQCFGTQGIVALTFWFGSLFAEQIRHRYQSFPFLEATGEAGAGKTTLLTLLWKLLGRDGYEGFDPSKSTKAGRSRLMGQVSGMPIVLLESDRSGEDKAHSKTFEWDELKDYYGGGTLATKGVKTAGNETYEPPFRGTIAISQNAPVVASEAIMTRIVKLHFVRPNVTPESRAAADLLNALEGATLSNFVLQAVRKEAEVMDLFAQRLPGYEAKLRCLHSHCFACDTPFKDEQSDCAHCGNKLRGYIRVERINKNHAQLLALLDCLRMVVSLTDAQISNTRTQIIRMAIERQASISSDHPVVAEFWEVYEYLESLDADGPVVNHSKKDNIIAINLNDFVKCAAEHRQKIADVSELRERLKDSRSRKLIDINKATDSAVRAYQAKHSNAVITKQPIVKCWHFQA; this comes from the coding sequence ATGAATAAGCGACTCGTCCCCACCCATGGCGCAAAGGCTTTTGTACGCGAGCCCATGGAGCACAAGCTGCGCGCCGACGTGCTTCAGCGCCTTGAGTCAGATTACGGCCTGCAACATATGGCCGGCACGCATTACATGCGCAAGGGTACTTGCCCACAGTGCAATCAGAAGCGCCTGTTTTCTCGTCACGATGAACCGTGGTTTATCCGCTGCGGCCGCGAGGAAAAGTGTCGGTACCAGGCCCCGGTAAAGGAGCTGTACCCCGACCTGTTTGACGATTGGAGCAAGCGTGCGCCAGCCACCAATGACCAGCCAACCGCCACCGCAAAGGCGTACCTGACCTTTGCTCGCGGCTTCCGCCTGGAACTGATTGAAGGTTGGTACACCCAGGAAAGTTATTTTGACCGCGACCTAAATATCGGCTCGGCCACGGTGCGGTTCCCTCTCGAACATGGCGGTTATTGGGAACGCCTGATTGACCAGCCCTCGCGCTTTGGTAAGAAGAAAGCCCGTTTCCAACCCAAGCAAAGCTACAAGGGCTACTGGTGGTGCCCACCTTGTGTTGATGTTCTTCAGGTTGATGAACTGTGGATTGTCGAAGGCATTTTCGACGCCATAGCGCTCATCCATAACGGCATTTCTGCGGTCGCCGCGCTGTCCTCGAATGCATTCCCTGAAGAATCGCTCAAGACATTGATCGCGGACTGTGAAGGAAAGCCGCCCAAGTTGGTTTGGGCATTGGACAACGAGCCTGGCGCGCAGAAATACACCCGCTCATGGGTCAAGCAAGCCCGGGAGTTGGGCTTTTTTTGCGAGGCTGCCCAGATCCTGCAGCCCGATAACCGCAAGGTCGATTGGAATGACCTGCATCAGCGCTGGGCTTTTTTGGACGATGACGAGGCACGAGCGCAGCGAATTGAAAAAGACCTCAAAGAAGCCAGGCACCAGGGCGCGCTGCTGATTGCCGAAAGCGCCAGCGACAAGGCCCTGCTCATGTACCAGTGGCGCGAGCGGGAGGAGTTCCACTTCTGCTTCGACTCGCGCTTGTACTGGTGGAAGCTGGACATTTCCAAATTCAACAGTGCCAAACAGGCGCTTGATGACAGCGACAAACAGGAAGACCAACTGCTCAACGAAAAGGCCATTCGCGAAAAGGCACTGCGCATGTCTGGCTGCGTTGTCGAGATCGCGAATTGCTACCCCAAGGCACTGTATTTCCAGCGCAACGAGATAACCGACGAGTCCTGGTATTTCTTCCGCGTCGATTTCCCACACGACGGCGGCTCAGTGAAAAACACCTTCACCGGCGGCCAGGTCGCTGCTGCCAGTGAGTTCAAGAAAAGGCTTCTTGGCATGGGCGCCGGGGCCGTGTTCACCGGCAGCGGACAGCAGCTGGACAAAATCATGAAAGACCAACTGTTCGGCATTAAAACCGTTCAGACCATCGACTACGTCGGCTACAGCCGGGAGTACGGCTGCTACGTGTTCAACGATGTAGCCGTTCGCGAAGGGCAACTGATCACCATCAACGAAGAAGAGTTTTTCGAAATGGGCAAGCTGAAACTCAAGAGCTTGCAGAAAGGGGTAAAAATCCAATTAACCAAGGATGCCAAAAACTACGACCCGCGCTGGCTGGATCTGCTGTGGCAATGCTTCGGTACGCAGGGAATCGTCGCCCTGACGTTTTGGTTCGGCTCGCTGTTTGCTGAGCAAATCCGTCATCGCTACCAGTCGTTCCCCTTTCTTGAGGCCACCGGTGAAGCCGGCGCCGGCAAGACGACCTTGCTGACGTTGTTATGGAAGCTACTCGGCCGTGATGGGTATGAGGGCTTTGACCCTTCCAAATCCACCAAGGCCGGCCGCAGCCGCTTGATGGGCCAGGTGTCTGGCATGCCTATCGTGTTGCTGGAATCCGACCGAAGCGGCGAAGACAAGGCGCACTCCAAAACTTTCGAATGGGATGAACTGAAGGACTATTACGGCGGCGGCACCCTGGCGACCAAAGGGGTTAAAACCGCCGGCAACGAGACATATGAGCCACCCTTTCGAGGAACGATCGCCATCAGCCAGAACGCGCCGGTAGTGGCCTCCGAAGCGATCATGACCCGGATCGTCAAACTGCACTTCGTGCGACCGAACGTAACCCCGGAGAGCCGCGCTGCTGCGGACTTACTCAACGCCTTGGAAGGCGCGACGCTGAGCAACTTCGTGTTGCAGGCCGTGCGCAAAGAAGCCGAGGTCATGGATCTGTTTGCACAGCGCCTGCCCGGCTACGAAGCGAAACTGCGCTGCCTGCACTCGCACTGCTTCGCTTGCGATACCCCTTTCAAAGACGAGCAAAGCGACTGTGCCCATTGCGGCAACAAGCTACGCGGTTACATCCGTGTCGAGCGTATCAACAAGAACCACGCCCAACTGCTCGCGTTGCTCGACTGCCTGCGGATGGTGGTTTCGCTCACCGATGCGCAGATCAGCAACACCCGCACCCAGATCATTCGCATGGCGATAGAGCGCCAGGCCTCCATCAGTTCTGATCATCCGGTCGTGGCCGAATTTTGGGAGGTATACGAATACCTCGAAAGCCTTGACGCCGATGGGCCCGTGGTCAACCACAGCAAGAAAGACAACATCATCGCCATCAACCTCAACGACTTCGTGAAGTGCGCCGCCGAGCATCGCCAAAAAATTGCCGATGTCAGCGAGCTGCGCGAGCGGCTGAAGGACTCCCGCTCTCGAAAGCTGATCGACATCAACAAGGCAACGGACAGCGCGGTACGGGCTTACCAGGCCAAGCACAGCAACGCGGTCATCACCAAGCAGCCCATCGTGAAGTGTTGGCACTTCCAGGCTTGA
- a CDS encoding DUF7673 family protein, with amino-acid sequence MHNKTLKDAFDELFQYQAERPAIRKAGVEALVRLLPVAQRDTGQSGVIGRFLLGLYNGPAHPFDLTELRRLDAGLFDDCIAVLRLDNSPEQEVHTYFPDGDAIWQDLRRAWA; translated from the coding sequence ATGCACAACAAAACGCTCAAAGATGCCTTTGACGAGTTGTTCCAGTACCAGGCCGAGCGTCCGGCCATCCGCAAAGCCGGCGTCGAGGCGCTGGTTCGCTTGCTGCCAGTCGCCCAGCGCGACACCGGGCAAAGCGGGGTCATCGGCCGCTTCCTGCTCGGTTTGTACAACGGCCCCGCACATCCATTTGACCTGACCGAGCTGCGCCGTCTCGACGCGGGACTGTTCGACGACTGCATTGCCGTCCTTCGACTGGATAACAGCCCCGAGCAAGAGGTTCACACCTACTTCCCAGACGGCGATGCGATCTGGCAGGACCTGCGTAGGGCCTGGGCATGA
- a CDS encoding DUF2786 domain-containing protein, translated as MQAQMPRGGDAKVQAKLRKLMALAERGEGGEKENAQRMLDNLLARHGLTIDDLNDECREIRWFPILNVYDRKLAAQIMSKVCDTCTPGLYTSKSRPKKVGVEVTPAEAIEFELHYDALRNALAAHFDEAFSAFIQANRLFPTTPSGNRDMALSESDMRVVAMASAIRPTPVRPRLERKENV; from the coding sequence ATGCAAGCACAAATGCCCCGTGGAGGCGATGCGAAGGTCCAGGCCAAGCTACGCAAGCTGATGGCTCTCGCAGAGCGTGGCGAAGGCGGCGAGAAGGAAAATGCACAACGCATGCTGGATAACTTATTAGCGCGTCACGGCTTAACCATCGACGACTTAAACGACGAGTGCCGAGAAATCCGCTGGTTTCCGATTTTGAATGTGTACGACCGTAAACTCGCGGCACAGATCATGTCCAAGGTCTGCGATACATGCACACCTGGCCTGTATACCAGCAAGAGCCGACCAAAGAAGGTCGGCGTGGAAGTTACACCGGCTGAGGCAATTGAGTTTGAGCTTCACTACGACGCCTTGCGAAACGCACTGGCCGCGCACTTCGACGAGGCCTTCTCCGCATTTATACAGGCCAACCGATTGTTCCCCACGACACCATCAGGCAATAGGGACATGGCGCTGAGTGAAAGCGATATGCGGGTCGTCGCTATGGCTTCAGCGATAAGACCAACACCTGTCCGCCCCCGCCTTGAACGGAAGGAGAACGTATGA
- a CDS encoding pyocin activator PrtN family protein, producing MNTAFILMAQYNGQAIISLEQVCRDYFTHLTPDMFQRKVMSGQIKIPITRLERSQKSAKGIHITDLAAYLDLQRAAAVKENSQLNGLKHAF from the coding sequence ATGAACACAGCCTTTATCCTGATGGCCCAATACAACGGCCAAGCTATTATCTCGCTGGAGCAGGTTTGCCGGGACTACTTCACGCACCTGACGCCTGACATGTTTCAACGCAAGGTGATGAGCGGGCAGATCAAGATCCCCATCACCCGCCTGGAACGCAGCCAGAAGTCGGCCAAGGGGATCCACATCACCGACCTGGCTGCTTACCTCGATCTACAGCGCGCAGCCGCGGTTAAAGAGAACAGCCAGCTCAACGGGTTAAAACACGCCTTTTAA